In one window of Prevotella fusca JCM 17724 DNA:
- a CDS encoding endonuclease/exonuclease/phosphatase family protein, with the protein MIKIFKKLTRRVLMTVNIIVILTMFLVGNVDRLNPVDHPLLANLGLGFPILLVLNLIFLVLWAFVRLRTIWLPLLGFLLSYGSIRTYSPVNLPKDKPHGSIKVLSYNVFLFSTWSEPDGEKNSIVDYIVKSKADIVCLQEAQASVEGTDHIYPTLKQHYPYFKLMVKKSPGADNMVLLSKYPVLWQDTIPYGSSTNQSVAYMIDIKGTKTLVVNNHFESNGLSSDDKEGFKTLVKGNMGTGEAKLQSFHLLSKLGEVSARRAPQAEMVARYVRKYLDKKVPVILCGDFNDNPLSYTHRTIAKELTDCFVASGNGPGTSYHKSGMYFRIDHVFCSDDFEPYGAKVDNSVTTSDHYPIYCWLKYRPKP; encoded by the coding sequence ATGATTAAGATATTCAAGAAACTTACACGCAGAGTTTTAATGACAGTCAACATCATCGTGATTCTGACGATGTTTCTTGTCGGCAATGTCGACAGGCTCAATCCTGTTGACCATCCGCTGCTGGCAAATCTGGGCTTGGGATTTCCTATACTCCTCGTGCTCAATCTGATATTTCTTGTGTTGTGGGCTTTCGTCCGACTGCGTACCATCTGGCTGCCGCTGTTGGGCTTTCTTCTCAGTTATGGTTCTATCCGCACCTATTCGCCCGTCAATCTGCCCAAGGATAAGCCGCATGGGTCAATTAAGGTGCTGTCTTATAATGTCTTTTTATTCTCAACATGGAGTGAGCCCGATGGTGAAAAGAACTCGATAGTCGATTATATTGTCAAGAGCAAGGCGGATATTGTCTGCCTGCAGGAGGCACAGGCGAGTGTGGAAGGAACGGATCATATCTACCCGACACTGAAGCAACATTACCCTTACTTCAAGCTGATGGTAAAGAAGAGTCCTGGTGCTGACAATATGGTGTTGCTCAGTAAGTACCCTGTTCTCTGGCAAGACACGATACCATACGGCTCAAGCACTAATCAGAGCGTGGCTTATATGATTGATATCAAGGGGACTAAGACTCTCGTTGTCAATAACCATTTTGAGAGTAATGGGCTGAGTTCTGACGACAAGGAAGGGTTCAAGACGCTCGTGAAGGGTAATATGGGGACGGGTGAGGCAAAGCTCCAGTCGTTCCATTTGCTGAGCAAGCTGGGCGAAGTCTCCGCAAGACGTGCACCGCAGGCAGAGATGGTGGCGCGTTATGTCAGGAAGTATCTTGACAAGAAAGTGCCTGTTATCCTTTGTGGTGACTTCAACGACAATCCGTTGAGTTATACCCATCGGACAATAGCAAAGGAGCTGACAGATTGCTTCGTAGCAAGTGGAAACGGTCCCGGGACAAGCTATCACAAGAGCGGAATGTACTTCCGTATCGACCATGTGTTCTGTTCTGATGACTTTGAACCTTATGGAGCAAAGGTGGATAACAGCGTGACCACTTCCGACCATTATCCCATCTATTGTTGGCTCAAATACCGTCCCAAACCTTAA
- a CDS encoding AEC family transporter, protein MQAIEILFPVFFMMFLGWLSHRRGWVTEGQNEGAKSLVFNILFPLLVFHVLVKAELSTNFIYEILFLDAAWILVYLIGKSIAKPVSGRYARLAPFLLMTCEGGSVALPLYIALVGAEHAVNIITFDVAGILINFGLVPALVTRQTAKDVAFLPLAKRIITAPFIIAVIVGILVNLSGLYQWLTENDIHRVYDGTMDIAMAPIASIILFTLGYGFHLRTAQLKPLLALTVVRLVLCGAIVAAFFLLFPELMAVKIFLVGVLLYFACPTGFPVPLQIESLCKDEDDESFMSAFISIFIAVAMVVYTLITLLLI, encoded by the coding sequence ATGCAAGCAATAGAAATCCTTTTTCCTGTCTTCTTCATGATGTTCCTTGGCTGGTTGAGCCACAGAAGAGGCTGGGTAACAGAAGGACAGAACGAAGGGGCAAAGTCGTTAGTATTCAATATTCTTTTTCCGCTATTAGTCTTTCACGTCCTTGTGAAAGCTGAACTGTCCACGAATTTCATTTATGAGATTCTCTTTCTGGATGCAGCGTGGATTCTTGTCTATCTGATAGGTAAGAGTATCGCAAAGCCCGTCAGCGGACGTTATGCCCGACTGGCACCCTTTCTGCTGATGACCTGTGAGGGCGGCAGCGTTGCCCTTCCGCTTTATATTGCACTTGTAGGAGCAGAGCACGCTGTGAATATCATCACCTTTGACGTGGCTGGAATCCTCATAAATTTCGGACTTGTTCCGGCACTTGTCACCCGCCAGACGGCTAAAGATGTGGCTTTTCTGCCACTGGCAAAACGAATCATTACTGCACCATTCATCATCGCCGTTATCGTAGGCATTCTCGTAAATCTGTCGGGGTTGTACCAATGGCTGACAGAGAATGACATCCACAGGGTGTATGACGGTACGATGGATATAGCAATGGCACCGATAGCAAGTATTATTCTCTTCACACTCGGCTATGGTTTCCATCTGCGAACAGCACAGCTCAAGCCGCTTCTTGCATTGACGGTGGTGCGCCTCGTGCTGTGTGGAGCTATCGTTGCAGCATTCTTCCTTCTGTTCCCAGAACTAATGGCTGTAAAGATATTCCTTGTGGGAGTACTACTCTACTTTGCCTGTCCGACAGGATTCCCTGTACCACTGCAGATAGAAAGTCTTTGTAAAGATGAGGACGACGAGAGCTTTATGTCGGCTTTTATCTCTATCTTCATTGCTGTGGCGATGGTAGTATATACGTTGATTACATTACTATTGATATAG
- the secDF gene encoding protein translocase subunit SecDF, translated as MQNKGLVICVAVLLTLASVFYLSFSVATSYYDGQAAKIKDPIAQQDYKDSVKYLGIYSYQKCLETQIGLGLDLKGGMNVVLEISVPDVVDVLADHKQDAAYLKAMAEAKQEEMTSQKDFITLFVDAYHKVAPAHKLAEIFATQQLKGKVSTQSTDDEVEKALREEVAAAIDNSYNVVTNRIDQYGVVQPNIQKLEGQEGRLMVEMPGIREPERMRKLLQGSANLEFWETYNNQEVAPYLVQLDQRLANGGETKVDTIAADSTKKAQVKPAAAPKFALNANKTGAGEDVKMEALKKMHPLLSLLQTFPGDALSLVGYASVRDTAAINKMLHSPVAKQILPSDLKLLWSAKPADGLNKKNVYELHALKVTSADGRAPMEGDVVTDAEDKFDQFGRPEVSMTMNSEGARQWAALTKANIGKAIAIVLDGVVYSAPRVNGEIDGGQSSISGNFSVEDTKDLANTLKSGRMPAPAKIVQEEVVGPTLGAQSIEQGLVSFAIAFVLLMLYMVVMYNIIPGMMANLALIVNIFFTLGVLASFQSALTMPGIAGLVLSLGTAVDANVLIYERIKEELRMGKGMRQALKEGYGNAFSAIFDSNLTSLITGVILLVTGTGPIRGFATTWIIGIMISFFTAVFLTRLVFENRVSKDKWLGQTFSTSFSKNFMQDKSFHFLSMYKKSFTVWGVVVMICIVSFAVRGLSRSIDFTGGRNYVVTLNKPTQVEEVRKVMNGAFVNTVGENAGKTATTTVIALGTDGKTVRISTNYNIDSNNPAEDDKAETILYNALKKGGFVNQASVENFKNPDIREGGSIIQSAKVGPSIAKNITYNAFMSVLLAIFFIFLYILLRFRNIGFSVGSVAGLVLDTTIVIGCFSLCYGWIGFSLEIDQTFIGAILTVIGYDINDTVVVYDRIRENLGKHKHNLAKADIQKIFNDSINQTLSRTINTSASTLIVLVSIFILGGASIRSFAFAMIIGIIIGTLSSIFIASPVAYLVLGKKIEKRSHELAEAPVEA; from the coding sequence ATGCAAAACAAAGGATTAGTAATTTGCGTAGCTGTTCTCTTGACGCTCGCAAGTGTCTTCTACCTGTCATTTTCAGTAGCAACAAGCTACTATGATGGTCAGGCAGCAAAGATCAAGGACCCTATTGCGCAGCAGGATTATAAGGATTCTGTCAAGTATCTGGGTATCTACTCTTACCAGAAATGCCTTGAAACACAGATCGGACTTGGTCTTGACTTGAAGGGCGGTATGAACGTTGTACTTGAAATTTCAGTGCCTGACGTTGTTGACGTATTGGCTGACCACAAGCAGGATGCTGCTTATCTGAAGGCTATGGCAGAGGCTAAGCAGGAAGAAATGACCAGTCAGAAAGACTTTATCACGCTCTTCGTTGATGCTTACCACAAGGTTGCTCCGGCTCATAAGCTCGCTGAAATCTTCGCTACACAGCAGCTCAAGGGCAAGGTCAGCACACAGAGTACCGATGACGAGGTTGAGAAAGCACTCCGTGAAGAGGTTGCTGCAGCCATCGATAACTCTTACAATGTCGTAACAAACCGTATCGACCAGTATGGTGTCGTTCAGCCTAACATCCAGAAGTTGGAAGGTCAGGAAGGGCGTTTGATGGTTGAGATGCCTGGTATCCGTGAGCCGGAACGTATGCGTAAGCTCCTTCAAGGTTCTGCTAACCTTGAGTTCTGGGAGACTTATAACAATCAGGAAGTTGCTCCTTACCTCGTACAGCTTGACCAGCGTCTGGCTAATGGTGGTGAGACAAAGGTTGATACTATAGCTGCTGATTCTACCAAGAAGGCACAGGTTAAGCCTGCTGCAGCTCCAAAGTTTGCACTGAATGCAAACAAGACGGGTGCCGGTGAGGATGTGAAGATGGAGGCATTGAAGAAGATGCATCCGCTGTTGTCACTGTTGCAGACCTTCCCTGGTGATGCGCTCAGCCTCGTTGGATACGCAAGTGTACGTGATACTGCTGCTATCAACAAGATGCTCCACAGTCCTGTTGCCAAGCAGATTCTGCCAAGCGACTTGAAACTTCTTTGGAGTGCCAAGCCTGCAGATGGATTGAATAAGAAGAATGTCTATGAGCTTCATGCACTGAAGGTGACAAGCGCAGACGGTCGTGCTCCTATGGAAGGTGACGTTGTTACTGATGCTGAGGACAAGTTCGACCAGTTCGGCCGTCCGGAAGTCAGCATGACAATGAACTCTGAAGGTGCCCGTCAATGGGCTGCTCTGACAAAGGCTAACATCGGTAAGGCAATCGCAATCGTATTGGATGGCGTTGTTTATTCAGCTCCACGTGTAAACGGTGAGATTGATGGTGGACAGTCATCTATCAGCGGTAACTTCTCGGTTGAGGATACCAAGGACCTTGCAAACACGTTGAAGTCCGGTCGTATGCCAGCTCCTGCAAAGATTGTACAGGAAGAAGTCGTAGGTCCTACACTTGGTGCACAGTCTATTGAGCAGGGTCTTGTATCTTTCGCTATTGCTTTCGTACTGCTGATGCTTTACATGGTTGTCATGTACAACATCATCCCCGGTATGATGGCTAACCTGGCTCTGATTGTCAATATCTTCTTTACCTTGGGTGTCCTGGCATCCTTCCAGTCGGCTTTGACCATGCCTGGTATCGCTGGTCTTGTGTTGTCTCTGGGTACAGCCGTGGATGCCAACGTGCTCATCTATGAACGTATCAAAGAGGAATTGCGAATGGGTAAGGGTATGAGACAGGCTTTGAAAGAGGGTTATGGAAATGCCTTCTCAGCCATCTTCGACTCTAACTTGACATCACTCATCACTGGTGTTATCCTTCTTGTGACAGGTACTGGTCCTATCCGTGGTTTCGCAACAACGTGGATCATCGGTATCATGATTTCATTCTTCACAGCTGTATTCCTCACACGCCTCGTATTCGAGAACCGTGTCAGCAAGGACAAGTGGTTGGGTCAGACATTCTCTACAAGTTTCTCAAAGAACTTCATGCAGGATAAGAGCTTCCATTTCCTCAGTATGTACAAGAAGAGCTTTACCGTATGGGGTGTCGTAGTAATGATATGTATCGTCAGCTTTGCTGTACGTGGTTTGAGCCGTAGTATCGACTTCACTGGTGGTCGCAACTATGTTGTAACACTGAACAAGCCTACACAAGTTGAGGAGGTTCGCAAGGTGATGAACGGTGCTTTTGTCAATACTGTAGGTGAGAATGCCGGCAAGACTGCTACAACAACTGTAATTGCACTGGGTACTGACGGTAAGACTGTCCGTATCTCAACCAACTATAACATTGACTCCAATAATCCTGCCGAGGACGACAAGGCAGAAACAATCCTTTACAACGCTTTGAAGAAGGGTGGTTTCGTCAACCAGGCAAGTGTTGAGAACTTCAAGAACCCGGATATCCGTGAGGGTGGCTCAATCATCCAGAGTGCGAAGGTTGGTCCTTCAATCGCAAAGAACATTACTTATAATGCGTTCATGAGCGTTCTGCTGGCAATCTTCTTCATCTTCCTGTATATCCTCCTGCGTTTCCGCAACATTGGTTTCTCTGTTGGTTCTGTTGCAGGTCTTGTACTTGATACGACAATCGTTATCGGTTGCTTCTCATTGTGCTATGGATGGATCGGCTTCTCACTTGAGATTGACCAGACCTTCATCGGTGCTATCCTTACGGTAATCGGTTACGATATCAACGATACTGTGGTTGTTTACGACCGTATCCGTGAAAATCTCGGCAAGCACAAGCACAACCTTGCTAAGGCTGATATACAGAAGATTTTTAATGATTCTATCAACCAGACCCTCTCACGTACCATCAATACGTCAGCATCTACGTTGATAGTGCTTGTGTCTATCTTCATCCTTGGTGGTGCCAGCATCCGTAGCTTTGCTTTCGCAATGATTATCGGTATTATTATCGGTACATTGAGTTCAATCTTCATCGCATCACCTGTTGCTTACCTCGTGTTGGGTAAGAAGATTGAGAAGCGTTCACATGAGCTGGCTGAGGCACCGGTTGAGGCTTAA
- a CDS encoding glycoside hydrolase family 27 protein, with product MTFQLLKLRKSLLFIAAFLLASLNTTATKRDSLALTPPMGFMTWNKYKEDINEQLIRQIADKMAADGYAEAGYKYIFIDDGWQGGRDKRNNILPDPKKFPSGMKALADYVHSKGLLLGIYSDAAHLTCAGYTASYKFEEQDAKTFAQWGIDYLKYDYCHAPSDSAVAHKRYKKMADALQKSGRKIALGVCEWGQLNPELWARQAGGSLWRVSYDVRDMWKDIVKQGGMGIIDIIDITEPLYKYAGPGHWLDMDMLVVGLDGKGGPSSDLGGVGCTYSEYQTQMSMWCMFASPLAMSHDILNENEATRHILLNKEIIAINQDALGEAAHRIDFPGACRIYLRQLSGNRQALAIINPSNTPQPVQLPLSIIGNAKEYSFRDVWEHKTTRQHKAWQGTLQPHETKVFTITTQ from the coding sequence ATGACTTTTCAATTACTCAAACTTCGTAAATCACTCCTGTTCATTGCAGCCTTTCTGCTGGCATCGCTGAACACGACAGCGACCAAACGTGACTCACTGGCACTAACCCCTCCTATGGGTTTTATGACCTGGAACAAATACAAGGAGGACATTAACGAACAGCTTATCCGACAAATTGCCGACAAGATGGCAGCTGACGGCTATGCAGAGGCAGGATATAAATACATCTTCATTGATGACGGGTGGCAGGGAGGACGTGACAAACGTAACAACATCCTACCTGACCCAAAGAAGTTCCCAAGCGGAATGAAGGCACTCGCAGACTATGTTCACTCAAAGGGTTTGCTGCTCGGAATCTACTCTGATGCTGCCCATCTCACCTGCGCCGGCTACACCGCCAGCTACAAGTTTGAAGAACAAGATGCCAAGACCTTTGCACAATGGGGTATAGACTATCTGAAGTACGACTACTGCCACGCCCCTTCTGACAGTGCCGTTGCCCACAAACGCTACAAGAAGATGGCGGATGCACTGCAGAAGTCAGGGCGTAAGATTGCCCTCGGTGTCTGCGAATGGGGACAGCTGAACCCGGAACTGTGGGCACGTCAGGCTGGTGGTTCGCTCTGGCGTGTGAGCTATGACGTGCGTGATATGTGGAAAGACATCGTGAAGCAGGGCGGTATGGGTATCATTGATATCATCGACATTACCGAGCCACTCTATAAATACGCCGGACCAGGTCACTGGCTTGACATGGATATGCTCGTTGTTGGTCTTGACGGAAAGGGCGGACCTTCGAGTGATTTGGGTGGCGTAGGCTGTACATACTCTGAATATCAGACACAGATGTCTATGTGGTGTATGTTCGCCTCACCACTGGCGATGAGTCACGACATCCTTAATGAGAACGAGGCGACACGCCACATCCTCCTCAACAAGGAGATTATTGCCATCAACCAGGATGCACTCGGCGAGGCAGCCCACAGAATAGACTTCCCCGGTGCGTGCCGTATTTACCTCCGTCAACTGAGCGGTAACCGTCAGGCACTTGCCATCATTAACCCTTCAAACACTCCGCAGCCTGTCCAGTTACCACTTTCAATCATCGGCAATGCGAAAGAATACAGTTTCAGAGACGTATGGGAACACAAGACTACACGTCAGCATAAGGCTTGGCAGGGCACTTTGCAACCCCACGAAACAAAGGTTTTTACGATTACAACACAATAA
- a CDS encoding TonB-dependent receptor — protein sequence MRKGLWLLLLCFLALPVGAQNEKEGDKTAKSVEMKEVTVEAARVTKKIDGLLIIPSDAQRDAATDGYSLLGKLSLPRVRVDEVMRTVVPLTNNGTVQLRLNGTLASKEDLLSLDPKLVKNIDFIDNPGVRYGDGIGYVIDIRTKRNTTGYVLGADLSNSVTTVNGGNTLYAKYNHKKSELALTFTSLYKDQHGFRSSETADYTLNNGSHYLVSRNQTDGRSRRFGNQFEVKYSLADSATYVFQANLSVGGGNTPGNYADFVYRDGTVEQTFRTINVSSDFSPTLDLYFFHQLGKHQSITANVVGSGIYTDKRGYNGEGRTYAYDVDGRTWSLESEAVYENKLKPFTLSAGLEHSMSFTNNEYTGDVTALNKVRRGELYFFSEVKGRWKHLGYSAGVGMANKTYSQEDYNFDYWTFRPKLTLSYEILAGLNARYTFETYRRVSSYAMVSNARIRNNSREWTIGNPDLRPSKVIKNIIDISYNGKRVSSGMNMEYRRNIGTNMSVYERTATDEFLYSQQNIGNVMMFVAQNYVKYDVVPKHLSVMLFGGINRFFNISSLYRHHLTSYNYGGNIQAYLGRWTLTGYADNGWKFVEGEHEGRNGPAVYLGASYRWKKCNVSLFLQHPFQQHPAIQRGKVLNENLHKDYVYRSRDLGNMITLRFSWKLSRGKSYKEIDKKVQHERNKQTGIM from the coding sequence ATGAGAAAAGGTTTATGGTTGCTGCTGTTATGCTTTCTTGCGCTGCCAGTTGGTGCACAGAATGAGAAAGAGGGCGATAAGACAGCAAAGAGTGTAGAGATGAAGGAGGTGACAGTTGAGGCTGCACGAGTGACGAAAAAGATTGATGGTCTGCTGATTATACCGTCTGATGCACAGCGGGATGCGGCAACGGACGGTTATAGTCTGCTTGGAAAGCTGTCTCTTCCACGTGTCAGGGTAGACGAGGTGATGCGTACCGTTGTGCCTTTAACGAACAATGGAACTGTTCAACTAAGGCTCAATGGAACCTTGGCAAGTAAGGAAGACCTACTTTCACTGGACCCCAAACTTGTAAAAAACATCGATTTCATCGATAATCCGGGTGTTAGATATGGTGACGGAATAGGCTATGTCATTGATATTCGGACGAAGCGTAACACCACAGGCTACGTGCTCGGAGCAGATTTGTCGAACTCTGTTACGACAGTGAATGGCGGTAATACGCTCTATGCAAAGTACAATCATAAGAAATCGGAACTGGCTTTAACCTTTACTTCCCTTTATAAAGACCAGCATGGTTTTCGGTCTTCAGAAACGGCTGACTATACTTTGAACAACGGTAGTCATTATCTTGTTTCACGCAATCAGACCGATGGAAGGAGTCGTCGTTTTGGTAATCAGTTTGAGGTAAAGTATAGTCTTGCCGACTCGGCTACGTATGTTTTCCAAGCGAATCTGTCAGTGGGAGGAGGCAATACGCCAGGTAATTATGCTGATTTTGTGTATCGGGACGGAACGGTAGAGCAGACTTTTCGGACAATCAATGTGTCAAGTGATTTCTCTCCGACTCTTGATCTTTATTTCTTTCATCAGCTTGGTAAGCATCAGAGTATTACGGCCAACGTGGTCGGTTCGGGTATTTATACGGACAAGCGGGGATATAATGGAGAAGGAAGAACCTATGCCTATGATGTTGATGGGCGTACTTGGTCGCTGGAGAGTGAGGCTGTTTATGAGAATAAACTCAAACCTTTTACCCTTTCTGCAGGTTTGGAGCACTCAATGTCGTTCACCAATAATGAATATACAGGTGATGTAACCGCTCTCAATAAAGTGCGAAGAGGAGAATTATATTTTTTCTCAGAGGTAAAAGGGCGATGGAAGCATTTAGGCTATTCAGCTGGCGTTGGTATGGCAAACAAAACCTATTCACAGGAAGATTACAACTTTGATTATTGGACTTTCCGTCCAAAACTCACGTTGAGTTACGAGATTTTGGCAGGATTAAATGCACGTTACACCTTTGAGACCTATCGTCGTGTTTCTTCATACGCTATGGTGAGCAATGCAAGAATCAGAAATAACAGTCGTGAATGGACGATTGGAAACCCGGATTTGCGCCCTTCAAAGGTCATCAAGAACATTATAGATATAAGTTATAATGGTAAGCGTGTGAGCAGTGGTATGAATATGGAGTACCGACGTAATATTGGGACGAATATGAGTGTGTATGAACGTACGGCAACAGATGAATTTCTTTATTCACAACAGAACATTGGTAATGTTATGATGTTCGTTGCTCAGAACTATGTCAAGTATGATGTTGTACCGAAGCATCTGTCTGTAATGCTTTTCGGAGGTATCAATCGTTTCTTTAATATCAGCAGTCTGTACCGTCATCATCTTACAAGTTACAACTATGGTGGTAACATTCAGGCTTATCTTGGACGCTGGACACTCACGGGATATGCCGATAATGGTTGGAAATTTGTTGAAGGAGAGCATGAGGGAAGGAATGGTCCAGCGGTCTATTTAGGAGCCAGTTACAGATGGAAGAAGTGTAATGTATCTCTCTTTTTACAGCATCCTTTCCAGCAGCATCCCGCTATACAGCGTGGTAAGGTGCTGAATGAGAACCTCCACAAAGACTATGTTTATCGCAGCAGAGACTTGGGAAATATGATAACTCTCAGGTTCAGTTGGAAGTTGTCAAGGGGTAAAAGCTATAAGGAAATTGATAAGAAAGTGCAGCATGAAAGGAATAAACAGACGGGGATCATGTAG
- a CDS encoding rhomboid family intramembrane serine protease: MRNIPVVTKNLLIINILVFIATYALRGLNIDLNDILGLHFFLASDFRIWQFVTYMFMHGGFTHILMNMFMLWMFGMVVENVWGPKKFLFYYMVCGIGAGFCQELAQYGSYVVEGLAQYESVNTGVNIIPMETYLNMMNTVGASGAIYGVLLAFGMLFPEERMFIIPIPVPIKAKWIVIGSVAIELFSAVSTSNDGVAHLAHLGGMLFGFLLIRYWKKHPYSGYGDFGMNKGQQFFDRMKNTWEQRSGNRSGGFTGNNSSSWSGSSQGNTPDSNSDWDYNVRKKQQQEEVDRILDKIRRSGYDSLSKEEKQKLFDSSKN, encoded by the coding sequence ATGCGAAATATACCTGTAGTAACAAAGAATCTTCTTATCATCAATATTCTGGTGTTCATAGCTACATACGCTTTAAGAGGATTGAACATAGACTTGAATGACATTCTTGGCTTACATTTCTTTTTAGCTTCAGACTTCCGCATCTGGCAGTTTGTTACCTATATGTTCATGCACGGCGGTTTCACGCATATTCTGATGAATATGTTTATGCTGTGGATGTTCGGTATGGTCGTGGAGAATGTATGGGGGCCGAAGAAGTTTCTTTTTTATTACATGGTCTGCGGTATCGGAGCTGGATTCTGTCAGGAGCTGGCGCAGTACGGAAGTTATGTTGTTGAGGGACTGGCACAATATGAGTCGGTAAATACGGGTGTGAACATTATTCCAATGGAAACTTATCTGAACATGATGAACACTGTAGGTGCCTCGGGTGCTATCTATGGTGTGCTGCTTGCATTCGGAATGCTTTTCCCGGAGGAGCGTATGTTCATCATCCCCATCCCTGTTCCGATCAAGGCAAAGTGGATTGTCATTGGCTCTGTGGCGATTGAATTGTTCTCGGCTGTGAGCACAAGCAATGACGGAGTGGCGCATCTGGCACACTTGGGTGGTATGCTTTTCGGCTTCCTCCTCATCCGTTACTGGAAGAAACATCCATATTCAGGCTATGGCGACTTCGGTATGAACAAGGGACAACAGTTCTTTGACCGTATGAAGAATACGTGGGAACAGCGTTCGGGGAATAGGTCTGGAGGCTTTACAGGGAACAACAGCAGTTCATGGTCGGGCTCTTCGCAGGGTAATACACCTGACAGCAACAGCGATTGGGATTACAATGTCCGCAAGAAACAGCAGCAGGAAGAGGTGGACCGCATACTTGATAAGATTCGCAGGAGCGGTTATGACAGCCTTTCAAAGGAGGAAAAGCAGAAGCTGTTTGACAGCAGTAAGAATTGA
- a CDS encoding HU family DNA-binding protein: protein MNKTELIEKIAANAEVSKAVAKKALDATTEAIKEALVAGDKVQLVGFGTFSINERPAHEGINPATKEKIHIAAKKVAKFKAGAELADAVNK from the coding sequence ATGAACAAGACAGAGTTAATTGAGAAAATTGCAGCTAATGCTGAAGTGAGCAAGGCTGTCGCAAAGAAGGCATTGGATGCAACAACAGAGGCTATCAAGGAAGCACTCGTTGCTGGTGATAAGGTACAACTCGTAGGCTTCGGTACATTCTCAATCAATGAGCGCCCTGCTCATGAGGGAATCAACCCTGCAACAAAGGAGAAGATCCACATCGCTGCCAAGAAGGTAGCTAAGTTCAAGGCTGGTGCTGAGTTAGCAGATGCTGTAAACAAGTAA
- a CDS encoding winged helix-turn-helix domain-containing protein codes for MKPISSVIIFLLLVCSAVWASLDSYYCAETAIVQDMNQALSKTLAQKREAWITPDTIQSYRQHLQIADLKNCSFVSYALGEDSHSLCSRQMKWASGSHLLTFQSYADCSFATVWGLSDQRLPLAFLLLAMVWMAVSVVYIRRHRAGRFVLGRMVYATSDHSFRDWHGEKIAFTPMQQQLMELFVNATDHKLSKAVICETLWPKKPDASETLYTLIRRLKPIVSERCGLKIVADRGDGYRLTSDSSSKKILDSLS; via the coding sequence ATGAAACCTATATCGTCAGTTATTATCTTTTTGTTACTCGTCTGCTCGGCAGTATGGGCAAGTCTTGACAGTTATTACTGTGCAGAAACAGCTATTGTTCAGGATATGAACCAGGCTTTGTCGAAGACGCTCGCACAGAAGCGTGAGGCGTGGATAACGCCCGATACGATACAAAGTTATCGGCAGCATTTGCAGATAGCCGACCTTAAAAACTGTTCGTTCGTGTCTTATGCCTTGGGTGAAGACAGTCATTCGCTGTGCAGCAGGCAGATGAAGTGGGCGTCAGGTAGTCACTTGCTTACATTCCAGAGTTATGCTGACTGTTCCTTTGCTACGGTATGGGGATTGTCAGACCAGCGTCTGCCGCTTGCTTTCCTGTTGTTGGCAATGGTTTGGATGGCAGTATCTGTCGTTTATATCCGTCGTCACCGTGCGGGTCGTTTCGTTTTAGGCAGGATGGTATATGCCACTTCTGACCATAGTTTCCGTGACTGGCATGGGGAAAAGATTGCCTTTACACCGATGCAACAGCAGCTGATGGAGCTATTTGTCAATGCAACTGATCATAAGCTGTCGAAGGCTGTTATCTGCGAAACACTTTGGCCTAAGAAACCCGATGCAAGCGAAACACTCTACACACTTATCCGTCGTCTGAAGCCCATTGTTAGTGAACGTTGCGGATTGAAGATTGTGGCTGATAGGGGTGATGGGTATCGACTTACTTCTGATTCGTCATCAAAGAAGATATTGGATAGCCTTTCTTAA